In one window of Polynucleobacter sp. AM-7D1 DNA:
- a CDS encoding Gfo/Idh/MocA family protein, with the protein MNNLRVVVWGLGQHSLNKILPALVDTPGLEMYGVCSRNKDVVASTANKFRCKGWLDPRVMLFDDNIDVVYLSTPIGLHFTHGKMILLSGKHLWCEKPLVSRLEDACTLTDLALAKSLKIAEGYMFKYHPHFQQFLQFCKQGYIGPIRSATFRFGIPPLANPGFRTDPALGGGAFLDVGCYPVAAALEVFAGTPYSLRYSDITMKQGVPVDTSGRAVIEFSNGAEANLEWGINCSYRNEIDVWGEFGGIYSEMIFSKPPDYQPYFIMSDQNGRKTKVFSVAENHFKIMLEHFRCLTLDATGATDELAKIRDRAKLIELIKVAASV; encoded by the coding sequence GTGAATAACCTTAGGGTGGTCGTATGGGGATTGGGGCAACATTCCCTCAATAAGATTCTGCCAGCGCTTGTTGATACTCCGGGGTTGGAAATGTATGGGGTATGCTCAAGGAATAAAGACGTTGTTGCATCAACTGCCAATAAATTCAGATGTAAAGGTTGGCTAGATCCTAGAGTAATGCTTTTTGATGACAATATAGATGTTGTTTATCTTTCAACCCCAATTGGACTTCATTTCACGCATGGGAAAATGATATTACTTTCTGGTAAGCATCTATGGTGTGAAAAACCTCTAGTTAGCCGCCTTGAAGATGCTTGTACTCTGACGGATTTGGCGCTTGCAAAGAGTTTGAAAATTGCTGAGGGCTACATGTTTAAGTATCACCCGCATTTTCAGCAGTTTTTACAATTTTGCAAACAGGGTTACATCGGTCCAATTAGATCGGCAACCTTTAGGTTTGGTATACCCCCCCTTGCAAATCCTGGCTTTCGAACTGATCCAGCGCTCGGAGGCGGTGCATTTTTGGATGTAGGTTGTTACCCAGTAGCTGCAGCTTTAGAGGTTTTTGCGGGTACCCCTTATTCACTTCGCTATTCGGACATCACAATGAAGCAGGGCGTACCTGTAGATACATCGGGTAGGGCGGTAATAGAATTTTCTAATGGTGCAGAGGCCAACCTTGAGTGGGGTATTAATTGTTCATATCGAAATGAGATTGATGTTTGGGGGGAATTTGGCGGGATATACTCCGAGATGATTTTCTCTAAGCCCCCTGACTATCAACCTTATTTTATAATGTCAGATCAAAATGGCCGAAAAACGAAGGTTTTCTCTGTGGCTGAAAACCACTTTAAGATAATGCTTGAGCATTTCCGATGTCTTACTTTGGATGCTACAGGAGCAACTGATGAATTAGCCAAAATCAGAGATAGGGCTAAATTAATCGAATTGATTAAAGTCGCCGCTAGCGTTTAA
- a CDS encoding class I SAM-dependent methyltransferase — protein MCSGEGLEKVMSLAPTPPGNNFLSTAELELSEASYPLDLYLCGECKHLQLGHVVDPKILYQKDYFYVSGTSNTFIKHLQDYAESSVRKFKLDSESFVVDIGSNDGTCLRAFKGAGVGRVLGVDPASKIAQRATESGIPTVPDFFSHELAVQLSKEHGRAKLITSHNACAHIDRLDDVIKGVHHWLSDDGVFVLEVGYLVDVYQNAWFDTIYHEHLDFHTVRPFQYLFKRLGMELLSVERIAPQGGSIRVSAQRVGGPRTPDSSINNLIQLEDSIYLGEATTFKDFNLRINEIGSQLRALIRDIKDAGSTIAAFGAPTKSTTLLAHFQINPRDIDFIVDDNPLKQGLYSPLKHIPVLHPGEIYAQKPDYLLILAWNFAESIMANHKKYSDLGGKFIVPMPNPKVIAQ, from the coding sequence ATGTGTTCAGGGGAGGGGTTGGAGAAGGTTATGTCACTTGCCCCAACACCCCCCGGAAATAATTTTTTAAGTACTGCAGAATTGGAGTTGTCGGAAGCCTCTTATCCCTTAGATTTGTATTTGTGTGGCGAATGTAAGCATTTGCAATTAGGCCACGTTGTTGATCCAAAAATACTCTATCAAAAAGATTATTTCTATGTGTCTGGAACGTCAAATACATTCATTAAGCACTTGCAGGATTATGCTGAAAGTTCAGTTAGAAAATTTAAGCTTGATTCCGAATCATTTGTGGTTGATATTGGGTCTAATGATGGCACCTGTCTACGAGCATTTAAGGGGGCTGGCGTAGGTCGTGTATTAGGTGTTGATCCAGCCAGTAAAATTGCTCAAAGGGCTACAGAAAGCGGAATACCTACGGTACCAGATTTTTTTTCGCACGAGTTAGCCGTGCAACTTAGCAAAGAGCATGGAAGGGCAAAGCTCATAACCTCGCATAATGCCTGCGCCCATATTGATAGGTTGGATGACGTTATTAAAGGGGTGCATCATTGGCTCTCAGATGATGGGGTATTTGTACTGGAGGTGGGATACCTGGTTGATGTATATCAAAATGCTTGGTTTGATACGATTTATCATGAGCATCTAGATTTTCACACTGTGCGCCCGTTTCAATATTTATTTAAACGACTTGGTATGGAGTTATTAAGTGTAGAGCGTATAGCGCCTCAAGGGGGGTCGATTAGAGTTTCAGCACAGAGGGTCGGTGGCCCTCGCACCCCTGATTCGTCTATAAATAACTTGATTCAATTAGAAGATAGCATCTACTTAGGCGAAGCTACGACCTTCAAAGATTTCAATCTTCGAATTAATGAAATCGGTAGTCAGTTAAGAGCGCTAATTCGTGATATCAAAGACGCCGGATCAACTATTGCTGCTTTTGGTGCTCCCACTAAGTCGACTACATTGTTAGCACATTTCCAAATTAACCCGAGAGACATAGATTTTATAGTTGACGATAATCCATTAAAGCAGGGTTTGTATTCACCATTGAAGCATATTCCAGTTCTCCACCCGGGAGAGATATATGCCCAAAAGCCGGATTACTTACTTATACTGGCTTGGAATTTTGCAGAATCTATTATGGCGAACCATAAGAAATATTCCGATTTAGGGGGTAAATTTATTGTGCCCATGCCAAACCCAAAGGTGATTGCTCAATGA
- a CDS encoding PIG-L deacetylase family protein, protein MKRLLVVAPHPDDETLGAGGTIIKLANEGYEVAVLTVSGHLPPLYDRADYEVTLAEAKNAFSMLGVSKSWFLEIPATMIGDQPVGVLNRKIVQVINDFEPEIVLCPFPDRHIDHRIVFESVMVSCRPVGSGRCVKMLASYETLSETHWNAPNIEANFTPNWVVDITDQIEKKISALNCYESQIPHFPGARSLEAAKSLAMFRGTQAGFSYGEAFQIIRKSS, encoded by the coding sequence ATGAAAAGACTTTTAGTTGTAGCTCCTCATCCTGATGATGAAACTTTGGGCGCTGGTGGCACAATAATTAAGCTTGCAAATGAAGGGTATGAAGTGGCCGTTCTGACGGTTTCTGGGCATTTGCCACCCCTTTATGATAGAGCTGATTATGAAGTAACTTTAGCTGAGGCAAAAAACGCTTTTTCAATGCTTGGCGTCTCCAAATCTTGGTTTTTAGAAATTCCTGCCACCATGATTGGTGATCAGCCTGTAGGTGTTTTAAATAGAAAAATCGTTCAAGTTATTAATGATTTTGAGCCTGAGATTGTTCTCTGCCCATTCCCTGATAGGCACATCGATCACCGAATTGTTTTTGAGAGTGTCATGGTTTCATGTAGGCCAGTGGGCTCGGGGCGATGCGTAAAAATGTTAGCAAGTTATGAAACTCTCTCAGAGACTCATTGGAATGCACCAAACATAGAAGCCAACTTTACCCCTAACTGGGTTGTTGACATCACAGATCAAATTGAAAAGAAGATTAGCGCTTTGAACTGTTATGAATCGCAAATTCCTCATTTCCCCGGCGCTCGATCTCTTGAGGCTGCAAAGTCTCTTGCAATGTTTCGTGGTACTCAGGCAGGTTTTTCATATGGCGAAGCTTTTCAAATTATCAGAAAATCTAGTTAA
- a CDS encoding nucleoside-diphosphate sugar epimerase/dehydratase: protein MDILICIFSTWISFGLRLDQWGWLEGNRYWALIAAIGFMLPLFMFFGLYRTIFRYVGFFVLESMVRVLAIYLVLYVGIFTIVGVEDIPRSIGVIQPIILIFCIGIGRYLIQLWLGSVDYVGRPHSKQIPVAIIYGAGSAGRQLASALSLSGQMLVKGFIDDDRQLQGNTIDGINVYGNGDLSGLISRQGITDVLLAIPSANQSRRNQIITSLEGCGVRVRTLPGVIDLVFGRVRISDLHDLDMNDLLGRQVVPPNVKLLEANIRNQVVLVTGAGGSIGSELCRQIIKFLPKSIILVESSEHALYVVYEELKHLTLDLDINYQLESTGAVSEFLIPRLASVRDVDLVNKIFDEFKPNTVFHAAAYKHVPLVEQNAAEGIRNNVLGTQICAQAALDTGTSCFILISTDKAVRPTNVMGASKRVAELVLQAMSEFARKNGCKTKFSMVRFGNVLGSSGSVAPLFSAQIKAGGPITLTHPEVTRYFMTIPEAAQLVIQASAMSTGGDVFVLDMGKPVRIYDLAVKMIFLSGLMLKNKDNMHGDIEIQITGLRPGEKLYEELLIGNDPQPTDHPKIMKAHEEFLSKHDLELELERLNRALSVGDSFLIRKSLKSLVPGYQPTLT from the coding sequence TTGGATATATTGATTTGCATTTTCAGTACATGGATTTCATTTGGGTTGCGACTCGACCAGTGGGGATGGCTGGAGGGCAATAGGTATTGGGCTCTGATTGCTGCAATCGGATTTATGCTCCCCCTCTTTATGTTTTTTGGACTATACAGAACTATTTTTAGATACGTTGGGTTCTTTGTGCTTGAATCTATGGTTCGAGTTTTAGCGATCTACTTAGTTTTATATGTTGGTATCTTTACTATAGTTGGGGTTGAGGATATTCCTCGTTCTATTGGGGTTATACAGCCAATCATTTTAATTTTTTGTATCGGTATTGGTCGATATTTAATTCAGTTGTGGTTAGGTTCGGTTGACTATGTTGGGAGACCGCACAGCAAGCAGATTCCGGTTGCGATCATATATGGTGCAGGTTCGGCTGGCAGACAGTTGGCCTCGGCCTTGTCTCTTAGCGGGCAAATGTTGGTCAAGGGCTTTATAGATGATGACCGACAATTACAGGGCAACACGATTGATGGTATCAATGTGTATGGAAATGGTGACCTAAGTGGGTTGATATCAAGACAGGGGATTACTGATGTGCTCTTGGCAATCCCTTCAGCAAATCAGTCCCGCAGAAATCAAATTATTACCTCACTAGAAGGTTGTGGAGTTCGCGTACGGACTCTACCTGGTGTCATTGATTTAGTCTTTGGAAGGGTTCGCATATCAGATTTGCATGATCTAGATATGAATGATTTATTGGGGCGCCAAGTAGTTCCCCCTAATGTTAAGTTATTGGAAGCAAATATTCGCAATCAAGTCGTTCTAGTTACAGGTGCTGGCGGCTCTATTGGCAGTGAGTTATGCCGACAAATAATTAAATTTTTACCGAAATCAATAATTCTGGTTGAAAGTAGCGAGCACGCATTGTATGTAGTTTATGAAGAGCTTAAACATCTCACTCTCGATTTGGACATCAATTATCAGTTAGAGTCTACGGGCGCAGTGTCTGAGTTTCTCATTCCCCGATTAGCATCGGTTCGAGATGTAGACCTAGTCAATAAAATCTTTGATGAATTTAAGCCAAATACAGTGTTTCATGCGGCAGCTTATAAGCACGTTCCTCTTGTTGAGCAGAATGCTGCGGAGGGTATACGCAATAATGTGTTGGGTACCCAAATTTGTGCGCAAGCCGCGCTAGATACCGGTACTTCTTGTTTTATTTTAATTAGCACGGATAAAGCGGTAAGGCCTACTAATGTTATGGGGGCAAGCAAGCGAGTTGCTGAATTAGTTTTGCAAGCAATGTCAGAATTCGCCAGAAAGAATGGTTGTAAAACTAAATTCTCAATGGTACGGTTTGGTAATGTGCTTGGCTCTTCTGGTTCGGTAGCGCCACTTTTTTCAGCTCAAATTAAGGCTGGTGGCCCCATAACCCTTACCCACCCGGAAGTTACGAGATATTTTATGACCATTCCTGAGGCTGCTCAATTAGTTATTCAGGCAAGCGCCATGTCTACCGGGGGAGATGTTTTTGTTCTTGATATGGGGAAGCCTGTACGGATCTATGACTTGGCGGTAAAGATGATTTTTCTTTCTGGGCTCATGCTGAAAAACAAAGATAACATGCATGGGGATATTGAAATCCAAATAACTGGATTGCGTCCAGGTGAAAAACTGTATGAAGAACTTTTGATTGGTAATGACCCACAGCCAACAGACCACCCAAAAATTATGAAAGCCCATGAGGAGTTTTTATCGAAACATGATTTAGAGCTAGAGTTGGAGAGGCTTAATCGGGCTTTGAGTGTTGGAGACTCTTTTCTGATAAGAAAGTCGTTAAAGAGTCTAGTGCCTGGATACCAGCCAACATTGACTTAG
- a CDS encoding calcium:proton antiporter, translating to MSDLLNQTWFIALMGITLIGAVLSAVHHAEIIAHKTGEPYGTLVLAIAVTIIEVSLIIAMMFAGHEGSEFIARDAVFATVMIVVNGVIGLCIFMGGFKNHEMSFRNEGTNSALAVLTALATFILVMPMVTTSTPGPDFTKTQLAFAGVASFTLYGAFIFFQTVSHRDYYLPKAEDQKINSDTHAEKPSNLKTGVSVFLLLISLAVVVGLAEALSPAIEAGVKAAGAPKTVVGIAIAMLVLLPEAYASVRAARANRLQSSLNLALGSALASIGLTIPTVAAFAIFFNLPLSLGISSLNMTLMYLSFFIGALTLAIGRTTLLQGVLHLIIFFEYLFLSLVP from the coding sequence ATGTCAGATCTTCTTAACCAAACTTGGTTCATCGCCCTAATGGGCATCACCCTGATTGGGGCGGTGTTATCAGCTGTTCACCATGCTGAGATCATTGCCCATAAAACCGGTGAGCCATATGGAACATTGGTTTTAGCAATTGCCGTCACCATCATCGAGGTTTCACTCATCATTGCCATGATGTTTGCTGGGCATGAAGGCTCCGAATTTATCGCTCGTGATGCCGTGTTTGCTACTGTCATGATTGTTGTCAATGGAGTTATTGGTCTCTGTATTTTTATGGGGGGCTTCAAAAACCATGAGATGTCTTTTCGCAATGAAGGTACAAATTCTGCTCTGGCGGTATTGACTGCTCTAGCAACTTTTATTCTCGTTATGCCAATGGTCACTACCAGCACACCTGGCCCAGACTTTACGAAGACTCAGCTTGCTTTTGCCGGTGTAGCTTCTTTTACTTTATATGGCGCGTTCATCTTTTTCCAGACAGTCAGCCATCGCGACTACTACTTACCTAAAGCAGAAGATCAAAAAATAAATAGTGATACCCATGCCGAGAAACCCAGCAATCTCAAAACCGGTGTGAGTGTTTTCCTTCTACTGATCTCACTGGCGGTAGTGGTTGGACTTGCAGAAGCGTTGAGCCCCGCAATTGAAGCTGGCGTCAAAGCCGCTGGAGCCCCAAAGACAGTAGTCGGTATCGCCATTGCGATGCTAGTACTGTTGCCTGAAGCTTATGCTTCCGTCAGAGCTGCAAGAGCTAATCGCTTACAGAGCAGCTTGAACTTAGCTCTTGGTTCAGCTTTAGCCAGTATTGGACTGACCATTCCAACGGTAGCTGCGTTTGCTATCTTCTTTAATCTTCCGCTGAGCTTAGGCATCAGTAGTCTGAATATGACCCTGATGTATCTATCGTTCTTTATTGGGGCACTAACGTTAGCAATCGGCAGAACCACCCTGCTACAAGGAGTGTTGCATTTGATTATTTTTTTTGAATATTTGTTCCTAAGTCTAGTCCCGTAA
- a CDS encoding HdeD family acid-resistance protein: MTDLSLTQIKEIRAAVLGAAAKVPRALIGMGVLFIALGMIGIAGQTLFSFVTINVLGAFLVFGGAVQFAHAIKSSGWKSVGIQVVLAVLYVAAGIYTWAFPIPALEAITLWLAAIFFVTGILRLISAFQHRHFREWFWLALSSAISILMGVLIMNGYPESSLWLPGLLIAIELLLQGWSLLFLGLAARSLTK, encoded by the coding sequence ATGACCGATTTATCCCTGACTCAAATTAAAGAAATCCGCGCTGCGGTCCTTGGCGCCGCAGCCAAAGTCCCGAGAGCCTTAATTGGTATGGGCGTTCTTTTTATTGCTTTGGGAATGATTGGCATTGCTGGTCAGACATTATTTTCATTTGTCACGATTAATGTATTAGGCGCATTCTTGGTATTTGGTGGTGCTGTGCAATTTGCTCATGCTATCAAATCTAGTGGCTGGAAGAGTGTCGGCATTCAGGTGGTATTGGCTGTTTTGTATGTTGCTGCCGGTATCTACACTTGGGCCTTCCCGATTCCTGCATTAGAGGCAATTACCCTTTGGCTTGCTGCAATCTTTTTTGTAACTGGCATCTTGCGTTTGATCTCCGCATTTCAGCATCGTCATTTCCGCGAATGGTTCTGGTTAGCGCTATCCTCTGCGATTTCAATCTTAATGGGTGTTCTCATCATGAATGGCTACCCAGAGAGCAGCTTGTGGTTGCCTGGTTTGCTCATTGCAATTGAGCTGCTTTTGCAGGGCTGGTCATTGCTTTTCTTAGGTTTAGCAGCGCGTTCATTGACTAAGTAA
- a CDS encoding acyltransferase, giving the protein MKQASPLLLIDLLKVFAALVIILHHLASYGQIAVDARAFLPSLMGWLFEYGRFAVQIFLVMAGYLATQSLTRFANEKFSSQKLLRVIINRYLRLFAPYVAALIFTIFCAWIARHWVNDEFVGEQETPGQFMAHLFFLQGILGLDSISAGAWYAAIDWQLYSVLAILLISFSSYQTLIWLLSIVAVSSLLYFNRSAQYESYFIYFLGSYTLGVLSYLAKNYADQKIRVLAKLLIIIIGVVIAISSLQEVWGRNILAWFIALLLLIWGDAGYPTLPQGGMNAKRVFLQGIAWASPRSYCAFLIHFAFILLVNTIYIASGMHAHKSGLIAISLMIGVVVSSTIAANYLYRWVEIPATKLKV; this is encoded by the coding sequence TTGAAGCAAGCCTCTCCACTATTACTGATCGATCTACTTAAGGTCTTTGCGGCACTCGTCATCATCCTGCATCACCTTGCTAGCTATGGACAGATTGCAGTAGATGCGCGAGCATTCTTGCCGAGCCTCATGGGCTGGCTATTTGAGTATGGACGTTTTGCAGTGCAAATATTTTTGGTGATGGCAGGGTACTTGGCCACGCAATCACTAACCCGATTTGCAAATGAAAAATTTAGCAGTCAGAAATTACTGCGAGTCATCATCAATCGCTATCTTCGCTTGTTTGCACCATACGTCGCCGCTTTGATTTTTACCATTTTTTGCGCCTGGATTGCTCGTCACTGGGTAAATGACGAGTTCGTTGGCGAGCAAGAGACGCCGGGCCAATTTATGGCACACCTATTTTTTCTGCAGGGCATTTTGGGTCTGGACTCAATCTCTGCAGGCGCTTGGTATGCCGCGATTGACTGGCAGCTCTACTCGGTACTGGCCATATTGCTCATTTCTTTTTCTTCGTATCAAACCTTAATTTGGTTGCTCAGCATTGTTGCAGTGAGCTCTTTGCTGTACTTCAATCGCTCGGCGCAGTACGAGTCTTACTTCATTTATTTCTTGGGCTCTTACACCTTGGGAGTGTTGTCCTATCTTGCAAAGAACTATGCTGATCAAAAGATCAGAGTCTTGGCAAAACTGCTGATCATCATCATTGGTGTAGTCATTGCAATCTCTTCTTTGCAGGAGGTGTGGGGAAGAAATATATTGGCATGGTTTATAGCCTTACTTCTATTGATTTGGGGTGACGCTGGCTATCCTACTTTGCCTCAAGGTGGAATGAATGCCAAGAGAGTGTTCTTACAGGGAATTGCTTGGGCGAGCCCACGCTCTTACTGCGCTTTCTTAATCCACTTTGCATTTATCTTGTTGGTAAATACAATTTACATTGCCTCTGGAATGCATGCCCACAAGAGTGGTTTAATAGCAATTAGCCTCATGATTGGAGTTGTGGTGAGTAGCACCATTGCCGCTAACTACTTGTATCGCTGGGTAGAGATTCCTGCTACTAAGCTTAAGGTCTGA